From a region of the Anomalospiza imberbis isolate Cuckoo-Finch-1a 21T00152 chromosome 3, ASM3175350v1, whole genome shotgun sequence genome:
- the FBXO25 gene encoding F-box only protein 25 isoform X1, protein MLYRELFSRETMPFLGQDWRSPGWRWVKTEDGWKRCEPFSHALEDGNNQLNDISHTVIITGDDENEEVYNAEDCEFAAKKRKKDHFRNNTDSQCFYREKWIYVHKESTKERHGYCTLGEAFNRLDFSSAIQDIRRFNYVVKLLQLIAKSQLTSLSGAAQKNYFNILDKIVQKVMEDQYNPRLIKDLLQDLSSTLCILIRGVGKSVLVGNINIWICRLETILLWQQQLKNLQMNKQVNNGLTLSDLPLHMLNNILYRFSDGWDIITLGQVTPTLYMLSEDRQLWKKLCQYHFAEKQFCRHLIPSEKGHIDWKLMYFALQKYYPIKEQYGDTLHFCRHCSILFWKDYHLALLLQDTGHPCTASDPNTCLMPVSPQHFIDLFKF, encoded by the exons ATGCTCTACAGAGAACTTTTCTCaag AGAAACCATGCCATTTTTGGGCCAAGACTGGAGATCCCCTGGATGGAGATGGGTTAAAACAGAAGATGGATGGAAAAGATGTGAACCCTTCAGTCATGCACTTGAGGATGGGAATAATCAGCTGAATGATATCAGCCACACTgt tatcATAACTGGGGATGATGAGAATGAAGAAGTGTACAATGCAGAAGACTGTGAGTTTGCAgccaagaaaaggaaaaaagatcaTTTTAGGAATAACACAGATTCGCAAT gtttttaTCGTGAAAAGTGGATTTATGTTCATAAAGAAAGCACCAAGGAA AGACATGGCTATTGCACCTTGGGAGAAGCCTTTAACCGCTTGGACTTTTCAAGTGCGATTCAGGACATCAGGAGGTTCAATTACGTGGTCAAA CTTTTGCAGTTAATTGCAAAATCCCAGTTAACTTCGCTGAGTGGTGCAGCACAGAAGAACTACTTTAACATTTTGGACAAAATTGTGCAGAAGG ttaTGGAAGACCAATATAATCCACGATTGATCAAAGACCTTCTGCAGGATCTGAGTTCTACTCTCTGTATACTGATTAGGGGAGTAGGAAAATCTGTGTTGGTAGGCAATATCAATATTTGGATTTGCCGATTAGAAACTATCCTTCTGTGgcaacaacaattaaaaaatctTCAGATGAACAAG CAAGTCAACAATGGACTTACACTTAGCGATCTCCCTCTCCATATGCTGAATAACATCTTATACAGGTTCTCTGATGGCTGGGACATTATTACTCTGGGTCAAGTGACCCCAACTTTGTACATGCTTAGTGAAGACAGACAGTTGTGGAAAAAACTCTGCCAGTACCATTTTGCAGAAAAGCAG TTTTGTAGGCATTTGATTCCATCAGAGAAAGGTCACATTGACTGGAAGCTGATGTACTTTGCACTTCAGAAATATTACCCAATAAAGGAACAGTACGGGGACACCTTGCATTTCTGTCGACACTGTAGTATTCTGTTTTGGAAG GACTACCACCTTGCTTTGTTACTCCAG GATACAGGACACCCCTGCACAGCCAGTGATCCAAACACCTGTCTCATGCCAGTATCTCCTCAGCATTTTATTGATCTCTTCAAATTTTGA
- the FBXO25 gene encoding F-box only protein 25 isoform X2 translates to MLYRELFSRETMPFLGQDWRSPGWRWVKTEDGWKRCEPFSHALEDGNNQLNDISHTVIITGDDENEEVYNAEDCEFAAKKRKKDHFRNNTDSQCFYREKWIYVHKESTKERHGYCTLGEAFNRLDFSSAIQDIRRFNYVVKLLQLIAKSQLTSLSGAAQKNYFNILDKIVQKVMEDQYNPRLIKDLLQDLSSTLCILIRGVGKSVLVGNINIWICRLETILLWQQQLKNLQMNKQVNNGLTLSDLPLHMLNNILYRFSDGWDIITLGQVTPTLYMLSEDRQLWKKLCQYHFAEKQFCRHLIPSEKGHIDWKLMYFALQKYYPIKEQYGDTLHFCRHCSILFWKDTGHPCTASDPNTCLMPVSPQHFIDLFKF, encoded by the exons ATGCTCTACAGAGAACTTTTCTCaag AGAAACCATGCCATTTTTGGGCCAAGACTGGAGATCCCCTGGATGGAGATGGGTTAAAACAGAAGATGGATGGAAAAGATGTGAACCCTTCAGTCATGCACTTGAGGATGGGAATAATCAGCTGAATGATATCAGCCACACTgt tatcATAACTGGGGATGATGAGAATGAAGAAGTGTACAATGCAGAAGACTGTGAGTTTGCAgccaagaaaaggaaaaaagatcaTTTTAGGAATAACACAGATTCGCAAT gtttttaTCGTGAAAAGTGGATTTATGTTCATAAAGAAAGCACCAAGGAA AGACATGGCTATTGCACCTTGGGAGAAGCCTTTAACCGCTTGGACTTTTCAAGTGCGATTCAGGACATCAGGAGGTTCAATTACGTGGTCAAA CTTTTGCAGTTAATTGCAAAATCCCAGTTAACTTCGCTGAGTGGTGCAGCACAGAAGAACTACTTTAACATTTTGGACAAAATTGTGCAGAAGG ttaTGGAAGACCAATATAATCCACGATTGATCAAAGACCTTCTGCAGGATCTGAGTTCTACTCTCTGTATACTGATTAGGGGAGTAGGAAAATCTGTGTTGGTAGGCAATATCAATATTTGGATTTGCCGATTAGAAACTATCCTTCTGTGgcaacaacaattaaaaaatctTCAGATGAACAAG CAAGTCAACAATGGACTTACACTTAGCGATCTCCCTCTCCATATGCTGAATAACATCTTATACAGGTTCTCTGATGGCTGGGACATTATTACTCTGGGTCAAGTGACCCCAACTTTGTACATGCTTAGTGAAGACAGACAGTTGTGGAAAAAACTCTGCCAGTACCATTTTGCAGAAAAGCAG TTTTGTAGGCATTTGATTCCATCAGAGAAAGGTCACATTGACTGGAAGCTGATGTACTTTGCACTTCAGAAATATTACCCAATAAAGGAACAGTACGGGGACACCTTGCATTTCTGTCGACACTGTAGTATTCTGTTTTGGAAG GATACAGGACACCCCTGCACAGCCAGTGATCCAAACACCTGTCTCATGCCAGTATCTCCTCAGCATTTTATTGATCTCTTCAAATTTTGA
- the FBXO25 gene encoding F-box only protein 25 isoform X3, producing the protein MPFLGQDWRSPGWRWVKTEDGWKRCEPFSHALEDGNNQLNDISHTVIITGDDENEEVYNAEDCEFAAKKRKKDHFRNNTDSQCFYREKWIYVHKESTKERHGYCTLGEAFNRLDFSSAIQDIRRFNYVVKLLQLIAKSQLTSLSGAAQKNYFNILDKIVQKVMEDQYNPRLIKDLLQDLSSTLCILIRGVGKSVLVGNINIWICRLETILLWQQQLKNLQMNKQVNNGLTLSDLPLHMLNNILYRFSDGWDIITLGQVTPTLYMLSEDRQLWKKLCQYHFAEKQFCRHLIPSEKGHIDWKLMYFALQKYYPIKEQYGDTLHFCRHCSILFWKDYHLALLLQDTGHPCTASDPNTCLMPVSPQHFIDLFKF; encoded by the exons ATGCCATTTTTGGGCCAAGACTGGAGATCCCCTGGATGGAGATGGGTTAAAACAGAAGATGGATGGAAAAGATGTGAACCCTTCAGTCATGCACTTGAGGATGGGAATAATCAGCTGAATGATATCAGCCACACTgt tatcATAACTGGGGATGATGAGAATGAAGAAGTGTACAATGCAGAAGACTGTGAGTTTGCAgccaagaaaaggaaaaaagatcaTTTTAGGAATAACACAGATTCGCAAT gtttttaTCGTGAAAAGTGGATTTATGTTCATAAAGAAAGCACCAAGGAA AGACATGGCTATTGCACCTTGGGAGAAGCCTTTAACCGCTTGGACTTTTCAAGTGCGATTCAGGACATCAGGAGGTTCAATTACGTGGTCAAA CTTTTGCAGTTAATTGCAAAATCCCAGTTAACTTCGCTGAGTGGTGCAGCACAGAAGAACTACTTTAACATTTTGGACAAAATTGTGCAGAAGG ttaTGGAAGACCAATATAATCCACGATTGATCAAAGACCTTCTGCAGGATCTGAGTTCTACTCTCTGTATACTGATTAGGGGAGTAGGAAAATCTGTGTTGGTAGGCAATATCAATATTTGGATTTGCCGATTAGAAACTATCCTTCTGTGgcaacaacaattaaaaaatctTCAGATGAACAAG CAAGTCAACAATGGACTTACACTTAGCGATCTCCCTCTCCATATGCTGAATAACATCTTATACAGGTTCTCTGATGGCTGGGACATTATTACTCTGGGTCAAGTGACCCCAACTTTGTACATGCTTAGTGAAGACAGACAGTTGTGGAAAAAACTCTGCCAGTACCATTTTGCAGAAAAGCAG TTTTGTAGGCATTTGATTCCATCAGAGAAAGGTCACATTGACTGGAAGCTGATGTACTTTGCACTTCAGAAATATTACCCAATAAAGGAACAGTACGGGGACACCTTGCATTTCTGTCGACACTGTAGTATTCTGTTTTGGAAG GACTACCACCTTGCTTTGTTACTCCAG GATACAGGACACCCCTGCACAGCCAGTGATCCAAACACCTGTCTCATGCCAGTATCTCCTCAGCATTTTATTGATCTCTTCAAATTTTGA